One genomic region from Pseudoduganella lutea encodes:
- a CDS encoding HPF/RaiA family ribosome-associated protein → MQVQVNTDKAITHDANLDNHVESVVRSALERFGEAITRVEVHLGDNNGHKTGPNDKRCMMEARVAGIPPIAVTDQAGDLHQAITGASGKLVRALDTAIGKRSDVKHNTPVADLVQPDAVETDD, encoded by the coding sequence ATGCAAGTTCAAGTGAATACCGACAAGGCCATTACCCATGATGCCAACCTGGACAACCACGTCGAAAGTGTCGTTCGCTCGGCGCTGGAACGCTTCGGCGAAGCCATTACCCGCGTCGAGGTTCACCTCGGTGACAATAACGGTCACAAGACCGGTCCGAACGACAAGCGCTGCATGATGGAAGCCCGCGTGGCCGGCATTCCACCGATCGCCGTGACCGACCAGGCCGGCGACCTGCACCAGGCGATCACCGGCGCCTCCGGCAAGCTGGTGCGCGCACTGGATACGGCCATCGGCAAGCGCAGCGACGTCAAGCACAACACGCCTGTCGCCGACCTCGTGCAACCGGACGCCGTCGAGACCGACGACTGA
- a CDS encoding sensor histidine kinase: MTIAEYIRANSEKILAEWDVFALTLGAVTENMSSADLRDHAKQILEFVAADIDDLKQDPAGDSPRSPAAPADSKDSASYIHGRLRYASGFTQLQLIAEYRALRASVLRLWEQDSVSISRDSLRDVIRFDEAIDESISEAAMAFSEKVNETRDLFLAILGHDLRSPLAATSTAGTYLSTPGVFNEQVRQIGGRIKRSAVTMSGMVDDLLALARTQLGDGIAIEREACDLLQMCEWAIEDARSAHPRALYELRAIGNLTGSFDRPRLQQLLTNLANNAAQYGSPGMPILISVSGEAERIVLMVRNQGPTIPKDALPKLFSSLVQLPEQNGDERPRSSLGLGLFIAKQIAVAHGGSIDVTSDEVNGTAFTVTIPRT; encoded by the coding sequence ATGACCATAGCTGAATACATTAGAGCAAACAGTGAAAAAATACTTGCTGAATGGGATGTATTTGCGCTGACTTTGGGAGCGGTTACCGAAAATATGTCAAGCGCGGATTTGCGGGATCACGCCAAGCAGATATTGGAGTTTGTTGCGGCTGATATCGATGACCTGAAGCAAGATCCTGCTGGAGACAGTCCACGTAGCCCAGCAGCGCCCGCCGATTCCAAGGACAGTGCTTCATATATCCATGGCCGATTGCGATATGCCAGTGGTTTTACACAACTACAGCTTATTGCCGAGTATCGGGCGCTTCGTGCCAGCGTACTGCGGCTTTGGGAACAAGACAGCGTATCGATCTCGCGGGACAGTCTCCGCGACGTTATTCGCTTCGACGAAGCGATAGATGAGTCGATATCTGAAGCGGCGATGGCATTTTCCGAGAAAGTCAACGAAACCCGTGACCTGTTTTTAGCGATTCTCGGGCACGACCTACGTAGCCCCTTGGCAGCGACTTCGACTGCGGGAACCTATCTATCGACACCTGGTGTGTTCAACGAGCAAGTGAGGCAGATAGGCGGCCGAATTAAGAGAAGTGCGGTGACGATGTCGGGTATGGTGGACGATCTTCTAGCTCTCGCCAGGACCCAGCTCGGCGATGGCATTGCAATCGAACGAGAGGCTTGTGATCTCCTCCAGATGTGTGAATGGGCAATAGAGGATGCGCGTTCCGCACATCCACGTGCGTTATATGAACTGCGTGCCATTGGCAATCTTACCGGTAGCTTTGACCGCCCGCGACTCCAACAATTGCTGACGAATTTGGCAAACAATGCTGCACAGTATGGATCGCCAGGTATGCCTATTCTGATCAGCGTATCCGGTGAGGCAGAGCGCATAGTCTTAATGGTGCGCAATCAGGGACCGACGATCCCGAAAGACGCTTTACCCAAATTGTTCAGTTCGCTAGTTCAGCTACCAGAACAGAATGGCGACGAGAGGCCACGGAGCAGCCTTGGGTTAGGGCTCTTTATTGCAAAGCAAATTGCAGTGGCACATGGAGGCAGCATTGATGTGACGTCGGACGAGGTAAATGGCACCGCATTTACAGTGACTATCCCTCGAACATAA
- a CDS encoding diguanylate cyclase — translation MKLLSTFAASPYDIADLHLFRDVDIASAAALLANCPVMLTAAGEAVSDPARPRLVIVLRGALADATGDGATTRILPGESAGEQSVLDGEADLSGLKALEASELLLIDADLAWRLIEEADGVARNLLRLLSFRIRAASMQLRRRQKLGEFYRQLSLNDGLTGLYNRAWLNDVLPRLVSTAHATRAPLSLIMLDIDHFKKFNDRHGHQLGDSALRIAAQLLAGALRPTDFAARYGGEEFMVILPDTPGAVAAGVAERLCERMRETMVFDDMRLPLPHVTASFGVACLADGQDDHALVAAADGALYRAKAAGRDRVIVAVEVAVTAQPAA, via the coding sequence GTGAAACTACTTAGCACTTTCGCCGCTTCCCCCTACGACATCGCCGACTTGCACCTGTTTCGCGATGTCGATATCGCCAGCGCCGCAGCGCTGCTGGCGAACTGCCCCGTGATGCTGACGGCGGCGGGGGAAGCGGTATCCGATCCGGCACGGCCGCGCCTCGTGATCGTGCTGCGCGGCGCGCTGGCCGATGCCACGGGCGATGGCGCCACGACACGGATACTGCCCGGCGAAAGCGCCGGCGAACAATCCGTGCTCGACGGCGAGGCCGACCTGTCCGGCCTGAAGGCGCTGGAAGCAAGCGAACTGCTGCTGATCGACGCCGACCTGGCCTGGCGCCTCATCGAGGAAGCCGACGGCGTCGCCCGCAACCTGCTGCGGCTGCTGTCATTCCGCATCCGCGCCGCCAGCATGCAACTGCGCCGGCGGCAAAAGCTGGGCGAATTCTACCGCCAGCTGTCGCTGAACGATGGCCTGACGGGCCTGTACAACCGCGCCTGGCTGAACGACGTGCTGCCGCGGCTCGTCTCGACGGCGCACGCGACACGCGCGCCGCTGTCGCTGATCATGCTCGACATCGACCATTTTAAAAAGTTCAACGACCGGCACGGCCACCAGTTGGGGGACAGCGCGTTGCGCATCGCCGCGCAACTGCTGGCGGGCGCATTGCGGCCAACGGATTTCGCCGCGCGCTATGGTGGCGAGGAATTCATGGTGATCCTGCCCGATACGCCGGGCGCGGTCGCGGCCGGCGTGGCCGAGCGGCTGTGCGAACGGATGCGCGAGACGATGGTGTTCGACGACATGCGGCTGCCGCTGCCGCACGTTACGGCGTCATTCGGCGTCGCTTGCCTGGCCGATGGGCAGGACGATCATGCGCTGGTCGCCGCCGCCGACGGGGCGCTGTACCGCGCGAAGGCGGCCGGGCGCGATCGGGTCATCGTGGCTGTCGAGGTAGCCGTGACTGCGCAGCCCGCTGCTTAG
- a CDS encoding DUF5610 domain-containing protein, with product MANSISLNSKTISTDSKVANQGEVTAARAKMQLNVSIMEASASISIGVGSNPQALLYKSAITSINEALKAELGENAVQNAARHDNSPQATADRIVSLASGFFEVFKRQNPQMEDGAALEKFMGAVKGGVEQGFKEARDILKGLKVLDGDVAASIDKTYEFVMKGFDDFAARAAQPKEEKEAA from the coding sequence GTGGCAAACAGCATTTCCCTCAATTCAAAGACCATCTCGACCGATTCGAAGGTGGCCAACCAGGGCGAAGTCACCGCGGCCCGGGCGAAAATGCAGTTGAACGTATCGATCATGGAAGCTTCCGCGTCGATCTCGATCGGCGTCGGCAGCAATCCGCAGGCGCTGCTGTACAAGTCGGCGATCACCAGCATCAATGAAGCGCTGAAAGCAGAGCTCGGCGAGAACGCCGTGCAGAACGCGGCCCGGCACGACAATTCGCCGCAGGCGACGGCCGACCGCATCGTCTCGCTGGCCAGCGGGTTCTTCGAGGTGTTCAAGCGCCAGAACCCGCAGATGGAAGACGGCGCGGCACTGGAAAAATTTATGGGTGCCGTCAAGGGCGGCGTCGAACAGGGCTTCAAGGAAGCGCGCGACATCCTGAAGGGCTTGAAGGTGCTGGACGGTGACGTGGCCGCCAGCATCGACAAGACGTATGAATTCGTGATGAAGGGTTTCGACGATTTCGCCGCCCGGGCGGCGCAGCCGAAGGAAGAGAAAGAAGCGGCGTGA
- a CDS encoding helical backbone metal receptor — protein sequence MNFIDALGHAHLPDPNARIVSLVPSITELLCTLGLAGQLVGRTGFCIHPSDVLRDIPKVGGTKDVNVDRVRALAPTHVVVNIDENTKPVADLLATFVPHVIVTHPQRPEDNLELARLLGGIFCADDAARRWCDAFAAELAVLRAMPKGPPQRVLYCIWQDPWMTVSRGTYIAAMLAEIGWSVPELGPDRYPRFDWNDTLVAGIDQVLLSTEPYRFTEAHAEALEKQVGKPVQLVDGEMMSWYGSRALAGLAYLRGLAAAG from the coding sequence ATGAACTTCATCGATGCCCTTGGCCACGCGCACTTGCCCGATCCGAATGCCCGCATCGTGTCGCTGGTGCCTTCGATCACTGAACTGCTGTGCACGCTGGGGCTGGCTGGCCAACTGGTGGGCCGGACGGGTTTCTGCATCCATCCCTCAGACGTGCTGCGCGATATCCCGAAGGTGGGCGGCACGAAGGATGTCAACGTCGACCGGGTGCGCGCGCTGGCGCCCACGCACGTCGTGGTCAACATCGATGAGAACACGAAGCCGGTGGCCGACCTGCTGGCCACGTTCGTGCCGCACGTAATCGTCACGCACCCGCAGCGGCCGGAAGACAACCTGGAGCTTGCCCGCCTGCTGGGCGGCATATTCTGCGCGGATGACGCGGCGCGCCGCTGGTGCGATGCGTTTGCCGCCGAACTGGCCGTGCTGCGCGCCATGCCGAAAGGGCCGCCGCAGCGCGTGCTGTACTGCATCTGGCAGGACCCCTGGATGACCGTGTCGCGCGGCACGTATATCGCGGCCATGCTGGCGGAAATCGGCTGGAGCGTGCCTGAACTCGGGCCCGACCGGTATCCCCGTTTCGACTGGAACGATACGCTGGTGGCGGGTATCGACCAGGTGCTGCTGTCCACGGAGCCGTACCGGTTCACGGAAGCGCATGCCGAAGCGCTGGAAAAGCAAGTCGGCAAGCCGGTGCAGCTCGTGGATGGGGAAATGATGTCGTGGTACGGCAGCCGGGCACTGGCCGGGCTGGCGTACCTGCGCGGCCTGGCCGCGGCGGGATAA
- the sbcB gene encoding exodeoxyribonuclease I has protein sequence MSNHTFLWHDYETFGAVPRRDRPAQFAAIRTDADLNEIGDPVMLYCKPADDYLPDPQSCLITGITPQHALREGVPEYQFAATILELFAEPGTIGVGYNTIRFDDEFTRFLFWRNLIDPYAREWQNGCGRWDLLDVVRMCHALRPDGIEWPKGDNGKTSFKLELLTSVNNLTHDAAHDALSDVRATIALARLIRQKQPRLWDFCLALRDKGRAADEMGLHLTRELRKPFLHVSGMFPAERGCLALVWPLGVHPTNKNEVLVWDCSHDPRELFTLDPETIRTRLFSRAGDLPEGVSRLPIKSVHLNKSPMLVGNLKTLSAEMAQRWGLDLELALTHAQYAASGPDLSALWEQVFHRPPAESADVDEDLYGGFIGKDDRRVLDSLRREPPGKLATASPHFQDDRLAELLFRYRARNFPDTLSEQEHEHWEQHRAARLLEGAGGARSVDQLFGEIDTLSQTADERAEQILGELYEYAEMIVPQSY, from the coding sequence ATGAGCAACCACACCTTTCTCTGGCACGACTACGAAACGTTCGGCGCCGTGCCGCGCCGCGATCGTCCCGCGCAGTTTGCCGCCATCCGCACCGATGCCGACCTGAACGAGATCGGCGATCCAGTGATGCTTTACTGCAAGCCAGCCGACGATTACTTGCCCGACCCGCAGTCCTGCCTGATCACCGGCATCACGCCCCAGCACGCCTTGCGCGAAGGCGTGCCCGAGTACCAGTTCGCTGCCACGATCCTCGAACTCTTCGCCGAGCCCGGCACGATCGGCGTGGGCTACAACACGATCCGGTTCGACGACGAATTCACGCGATTCCTGTTCTGGCGCAACCTGATCGATCCCTATGCACGCGAATGGCAAAACGGCTGCGGCCGCTGGGATCTGCTCGACGTGGTGCGCATGTGCCACGCCTTGCGGCCCGACGGCATCGAGTGGCCTAAAGGTGATAACGGCAAGACCAGCTTCAAACTTGAATTATTGACATCAGTCAACAATTTGACCCACGACGCGGCGCACGACGCACTGTCCGACGTGCGAGCCACGATCGCGCTGGCACGGCTGATCCGCCAGAAGCAACCACGGCTGTGGGACTTTTGCCTGGCCCTGCGCGACAAGGGCCGCGCCGCGGACGAGATGGGCCTGCACCTGACGCGCGAACTGCGCAAGCCTTTCCTGCACGTGTCCGGCATGTTCCCCGCCGAACGGGGCTGCCTGGCACTCGTGTGGCCGCTGGGCGTGCACCCGACGAACAAGAACGAAGTGCTGGTGTGGGATTGCAGCCACGACCCACGCGAACTGTTCACGCTGGACCCGGAAACCATCCGCACCCGGCTGTTCAGCCGTGCCGGCGACCTGCCCGAAGGCGTCAGCCGGCTGCCCATCAAGAGCGTGCACCTGAACAAGTCGCCCATGTTGGTCGGCAACCTGAAAACGCTGAGCGCGGAAATGGCCCAGCGTTGGGGCCTCGACCTCGAACTGGCGCTCACGCATGCGCAATACGCGGCAAGCGGCCCCGACCTGTCGGCGCTGTGGGAACAGGTATTCCACCGGCCACCGGCCGAATCCGCCGACGTCGACGAAGACCTGTACGGCGGCTTCATCGGCAAGGATGACCGGCGGGTCCTCGACTCGCTGCGCCGCGAACCGCCGGGCAAGCTGGCGACGGCGTCGCCGCATTTCCAGGACGACCGGCTGGCCGAACTGCTGTTCCGCTACCGCGCCCGCAATTTCCCCGACACGCTGTCGGAACAGGAACACGAGCATTGGGAACAGCACCGCGCGGCGCGGCTGCTGGAAGGCGCCGGCGGTGCACGCAGCGTCGACCAGCTGTTCGGCGAGATCGACACGCTGTCGCAAACGGCCGACGAACGCGCCGAGCAGATCCTGGGCGAACTGTACGAGTATGCGGAGATGATCGTGCCGCAGTCGTACTAA